CTTGGTCATGTTGACGCCGTTGGTCGCGAAACAGCCCAGCACCTTGTAAAGCGCGGCGGGTATGTTCTTCACTTCGAAAATGAAGGTCGTGACTGCATCCCTGCCCGCCAGCGATGCAGGCGCGAGAGGTTCACCTGCGAGGATCACGAACCGGGTCATGTTGTCGGGACTGTCCTCGACGTGTCGCTCGGCGATGTCGAGGCCGTAGAGTTCGGCTGCGATGGCCGGTGCGATCGCGGCGATTTTCGGGTCGCCGCGCTCCGCCACAAAGGCTGCCGCGCCGGCGGTGTCGGCATGGCTGAGCGGCACGATCCCGCGGTCGCGCAGGAACCGCCGCGACTGGCCGAGCGCCTGCGGGTGGCTGTAGGCCGCTTCGAACGGACCGGGGCCGATCCCCATCAGCGCGTGATGGATCGGCATGAAATATTCGCCGACGATCGACAGTCCGCTTTCGGGCAGCAGGAAGTGGATATCGGCAACGCGGCCGTGCTGCGAATTCTCGATCGGGATGATCGCCTGCCCGGCGCGGCCATCCTTCACCGCGTCGAGTGCATCCTCGAAGCTGAAGCACGGCAGGGGCAGGGCATCGGGCCGTGCTTCGGTGGCGGCCCGGTGCGAATTTGCGCCCGGCGATCCCTGAAACGCGATCGCGCGCGCCGGGTCCGCTTCGGCCGCTTTGCGCAGCTGGTCGACAATTTCGAGAGCAGGCCCGGGGAAACTTCGCATCGAGCGAGACTGCTAGAGCGGGGAAGCACCTGCGGCAAGCCCACTTGCAACCTGTGCAAGGAATGATGATGCGATCGCCCTTGCGCCCGGCGTGACGCCCCATTAATGGGGCGCCGGGATGACACAGGAAAACTCTTCGGAAACGACGCCCAAGACTGAAACCGGTTCGGGCGATTTGTTCAACACCGCTGCGGGCTGGGTTTTGTTCGCGGCAGGTCTCGGCCTCGGCCTTTCGATCCTGTCCGGGAAATATTTCCACGGCGACAGTCCGGAACGTCCGGAGCAGCTCGGCTACGTGATCGAAGGCGTGATCGAGGAAGGCGGCGGCGAAGCCGAAATGACCATGGCGGCGGCGCTCGCGATGCCGGATACGACGGTCGCTGCGGGCGAGAAGATCTATGCCAAGTGCCAGGCGTGCCACACGATCAACCAGGGCGGCGCCAACGGCGTTGGTCCGAACCTGTACGGGATCATGGGATCGCCGATCGGCAAGCATGCGGCCGGCTACGATTACAGCGCGGCCATGGCGTCGTTTGGCGGCCAGTGGGGCTGGGAAGAAATGAACGCCTGGCTGAAGAATCCCAAGGGCTACATCGAAGGCACCAAGATGGGTTTTGCCGGTCTTTCGAAGATCGAGGATCGCGCCGCGCTCGCCTTGTACCTCAACTCGCAGGGCTCGGGCCTGCCGGTTCCCGAATATGTGGAAGCCGTGGCCGAAGGCGCCGAGGAAGCGGAAGCCGAGACAGACGAGGTTGCGGCAGCCGAAGCCGATCAGGGCGAACTCGCAGCGTCCGAAGAAGCCGCCGCCGCACAATAGCCGGCCTGCCAAGGGGCGTCAGTCGCGCCCCTTGAACCCCTGCGCCACGACATACCATTCGGACGAACCCTTGCGGCTCGCCGGGGGCTTGGCGTGCTTGACGCTGGCAAAGTGCCTCTTCAGCAGCGCGAGCAGTTCCGCGTCGGTTCCGCCGGCCAGCACCTTGGCGACGAACGCGCCGCCTTTTTCCAGCGTTTCGACCGCGAACCACGCGCCCGCTTCGACCAGCGCCATGGTGCGCAGGTGGTCGGTCTGTTTATGCCCAACGGTGTTCGCGGCCATGTCCGACAGGACGAGGTCCGGCGGTCCGCCCAGCGCTTCCTCGAGCGCGGCGGGTGCCGCATCGTCCATGAAGTCCATCTCGAAGATGGTCACGCCCTCGATCGGCTCGGTCGGCAGCAGGTCGATCCCGACCACGCCGGCCCTGGGTGCCCTGGCGCGCACCACCTGCGACCAGCCGCCCGGCGCTATCCCTAGGTCGACCACGCGTTTGGCTCCGCGGATCAGCCCGAACCGCTCGTCGAGCTCGATCAGCTTGTAGGCGGCGCGGCTGCGATAGCCATCGGCCTTGGCCTGCTTGACATAGGGATCGTTGAGCTGGCGTTCGAGCCAGCGCACCTGCGACGCGGTGCGCCCTTTGGCGGTCTTGACCCGCCGGTCCGAATTGCGCCCGGACCTGCTCATTGCGGAGGGTTTTCCGCGCGCAGGCCCTGCAGGGTCCTGAGCGCGCGTTCGCTTTGGCGTTCGGCCGCCATCAGGCTGCGCAGGATGCCTTCGCGAATCCCGCGATCCGCGACTCCCAGCCGCTCGGCAGGCCACAAGTCCAGGATCGATTCGAGGATGGCGCAGCCCGCGACCACCAGATCGGCGCGATCCTGGCCGATGCACGGCAGTTCGCTGCGCTGGGCGGGCGACATCCCGGAAAGCCGCGCGCTGATTTCGCGCATCGAATCCGAAGGAACGATCAGCCCATCGACCGCCTTGCGATCGTAATGCGGCAGTTCGAGATGCAGGCTCGCCAGCGTCGTCACCGTGCCGCTCGTACCCAACAGACGGATATCGTCGCACTCGGCCGCATCGGCGATCCGTTGCGCGAACGGAGCGAAGCTTTCCGAGACCACCCGGCGCATCTCGCGGTATCGTTCGAGCCGCGCTCCTTCGGTATTTTCCCTGCGCCCGACCGTGTCGGTGAGCGACACCACCCCCCACGGCACGCTCTGCCAATCGAGAATCCGCGGAACCTTGCGCGATTCGGGGCCGCTCGGTTCGAGCAGCACCAACTCGGTCGAACCGCCGCCGATATCGAAGATGACCGCCGGACCTTCGCCCGCTTCAAGCAGAATGTGACACCCCAGCACCGCAAGCCGGGCTTCCTCTTCGGCGCTGATGATGTCGAGCACGATTCCCGTCTCGCGCCGGACCCGCTCGATGAAGGCCGGGCCGTTGGCTGCGCGGCGGCAGGCTTCGGTCGCCACCGACCGGGCGAGCCTGACCTTGCGACGGCGCAGCTTGTCCGCGCAGATCGACAGCGCTCCCAGCGCACGGTCCATGGCGTGATCGGACAGGCGGCCAGTCGTGGCGAGATCCTCGCCCAGCTTCACCACGCGGCTGAACGCGTCGATCACGGTGAAATCCCTGCCCGAAGGCCGGGCGATCAGGAGACGGCAATTGTTGGTCCCGAGATCGAGCGCAGCATAGGCTTCGCCGGGGCGGGCGTGGTGGCCGGGCGTGCGCAGCGGAGCCGGTTTTGGCCCCCGGGCATCGCCGTTGGGTCGGGTGGTTTCCAGATTTGCAGACGGAGTATCCGCGCAATTCTGGCGCGAACCCTTGCGACGCTCCCGGTCCCTGCGGGGTCGCGGTGCTTCTTGTGGCTGGGAGGAGCGCTTGTAGCGAAAATCGGCTACCTTGCCGGACCTGCTGCCCCTCTTTGTACCAGCGCTCCTGTTCTCGTCCGGCGGAAACGCGTCCGCCATACTCACTCTTTCTTTTCCTCTCGCACGTCCGCGGTGCGAGGACCTGAGCAAAAACTAACCGAACCATGGCGATAGGGCAAGCGAACGGCGCGCGACGGGTGTGCGGCTCGCATCGCGGCCTTGACCTTCATCGGCGGCAAACCTAGATGCGCGGCTCGCCCGGCGCAGCCGATTCTGCGGCGCGCGGGCCAATGCCCCGTCGTCTAATGGTAAGACTACGGACTCTGACTCCGTCAATTGAGGTTCGAATCCTCACGGGGCATCCAATCCTCCCGGTTGCAGCTCTTCGCCATGCGGGTGATCTCGACCATTGCAGGACCGCGGGCGGAGCCCTAGGGCGAAGCGATGACCGAAAAGCAATCCGATCACGACCTTACCGACCGCAAGTTCTACCGCGCCGGAGAGGAAAGCCGGTTCGCCGCCGAAGCGCCCGAGCGCACGCCGCAGACCCAGCATCCGGCCTACAAGCTGGCGTTCAACGATCACGATTTCATGCTGCGGGACGAGTTGCGCCCCGTCCGTTTCCAGCTCGAGCTGCTGAAACCGGAAATGCTGCTCGACGAGGCGCGGGTCGGTTCGACGCTGGTGATGTACGGCTCTGCGCGCATTCCCGCTCCGGAAGAGGCGCAGGCCCGGATCGATGCAGCCAAGACCGGTGACGAATACGAACAGAAGGTCGCCGCGCGGCTGGCCGAAAAGGCGAAGTACTACGAAGAGGCGTACAAGCTCGCCCGGCTGATCTCGGAAAAGGCCATCATCGAAGACGGCAAGCGGCAGTTCGTCGTCACCACCGGTGGCGGGCCGTCGATCATGGAAGCGGGCAATCGCGGCGCGAGCGATGCCGGGGCCGAGTCCATCGGGCTCAACATCGTCCTGCCGCACGAGCAGGCGCCCAACGGTTACGTCACGCCCTATCTCAGCTTCCAGTTTCACTATTTCGCGCTGCGCAAGATGCATTTCCTGCTGCGCGCGCGGGCAGTCGCGGTGTTTCCCGGCGGGTTCGGGACGTTCGACGAATTCTTCGAATTGCTGACGCTGATTCAGACCGGCAAGATGAAGCCAATCCCGATCCTGCTGTTCGGCAAGGATTTCTGGACCCGCGTGGTCGATTTCGAGGCGATCGCCGAGGAAGGCACGATCTCCAAGCAGGACCTCGACCTGTTCCACTGGTGCGAGACCGCCGACGAGGCGTGGGGCCACATCGCGGAATTCTACGAGCTCGAGCCCTGACAAGCGTCGGGGACTGCCAAGATCCGGCTAGTCGAGACTCCGCACCGCGTGGTGACCGAGCGGGCCGTTGCCCGCGCCGAAACCCGGCGCCGCCTTGATCGCGGCAAGGACGAATTTCCGCGCCAGCCGCACCGCGTGTTGGAGCGGCTGGCCGTGTCCGATCAGCGTCGCGATGGCCGCCGACAGGGTGCAGCCCGTCCCATGCGTGTGCGGCGTATCGATCCGCGCGTGATCGAACGAGACCGCGCGCGCATGGTCGCCCGGCTCGTACAGGATATCGATGATCCGCGCGTCGGGAGTATGGCCTCCCTTGGCGAGGACAGCGGCGCCCGACATCGCTGCCAGCTCTTCCGCGGCGTCCGCCATCTGCGAGGAATCGGCCAGGCTGCGCCCGAGGATATGTGCCAGTTCGGGCAGATTGGGGGTGATCAGCGTCGCGAGCGGGAACAGCTTCTGCCGCAGGGCATCGATCGCGGCGGGATCGATCAGCGCCGCACCTGAGGTCGCGATCATCACCGGGTCGAGCACGATCGGTGCCACGACGCCGTGCAGGGCCTCGGCCGTGTGCGCGATGATATCGGCATCGTGCAGCATGCCGATCTTGATCGCATCGACGCCGATATCGTCGATGCAGGACCTGATCTGCGCGCCGACGAATTCGCCCGACAACGGAGCAATGGCCTGCACGCCAATGCTGTTCTGCGCGGTTGCCGCCGTGATCGCGGTCATCGCATAGCCGCCGAGCATCGCAATGGTCTTGATGTCGGCCTGGATTCCAGCGCCGCCGGACGAGTCCGATCCGGCGATGGCAAGAATCCGGGGCGGGGATCGTGTGGTCATCCCTTGAACTTGCGCTCCGTAGCGGGCGGAAACTTCTGGTGCAGCGATCTTGCCCGCGTCGGCCGGTCCATCAGTTCTCCGCCGCAATTCGGGCAGCGATCGTCGAGCTCCTCGGCGCAGGACGCGCAGAAAGTGCATTCGAAGCTGCAGATGAACGCGCCCGGCGCTTCGGCGGGCAGATCGGTGCCGCAGCGTTCGCAATCGGGTCGCATGTCGAGCATGTCCTTGCCTTCCTAGGCTGCCGCGCGCACCGCGTCGCATACCCGGTCGACCACCGCTTCGACCTGGGCGGAATCGTCGCCCTCGGCCATGACGCGGATCACCGGCTCGGTGCCCGACGGGCGTATCACCAGCCGGCCCTTGCCCTGCAGTTCGCCTTCGGCATCGGCGATCACCGCCTTGACGGTGTCGTTTTCGAGCGGTTTGCCGCCTTCGTAACGGACGTTCTTGAGCAATTGCGGAACCGGATCGAACAGGTGCAGGATCTCGCTCGCAGGGCGTCCGGCACGCACCAGGCTGGTGAGCACCCGCAGCGCCGCGACCGTGCCGTCCCCGGTGGTCGCGTGGTCGAGCAGGATCATGTGCCCGGACTGCTCGCCGCCGACATTGAAGCCGCCTTCCTTCATCCGCTCGAGCACATAGCGATCGCCGACCTTGGTGCGTTCGAGCGTCAGATCCCTGCCAGCCAGATAGCGTTCGAGGCCGAGATTGGACATCACCGTCGCGACCACGCCGCCGCCGGTGAGTGCGCCCTTTTCCTGCATGCGCGTGGCGATCAGCGCCATGATCTGGTCGCCGTCGACCGCGCGGCCCTTTTCGTCGACCACGATCAACCGGTCGGCATCGCCGTCGAGAGCGATCCCGATATCGGCGCTTTCCTCGACCACTCGCGCCTGCAGTGCCTCGATCGCGGTCGACCCGACGCCGTCGTTGATGTTGGTGCCGTTGGGCGTGACGCCGATTGTCACCACATCCGCGCCCAGTTCCCAGATCGCCGAGGGTGCGACCTGGTATGCTGCACCGTTGGCGCAATCGACCACCACCTTCAGCCCATCGAACCGCACTTCGGACGCCACCGAATCCTTGACCGCGTGGATATAGCGCCCGCGCGCATCGTCGATCCGCCGCGCGCGACCGATCCTTTCGGCGGGGGCGAGCGGAATGTCGGTTTCCATCAAGCGCTCGATCTCCGCTTCGGCTTCGTCGGACAGCTTGAAGCCGTCGGGCCCGAACAGCTTGATGCCGTTGTCGGGAAACAGATTGTGGCTGGCGGAAATCATCACGCCCATGTCGGCGCGCATTTCGCGGGTGAGCAGCGCAATGGCAGGGGTGGGCAGCGGCCCGGTCATGATCACGTCGATCCCGACGCTGGTGAACCCGGCGACCAGCGCGCTTTCCATCATGTATCCCGAAAGCCGCGTGTCCTTGCCGATAACCACCCGGTGGCGGTGCCCGCCGCGGACGAAGTGACGGCCCGCCGCCTGCCCGACCTTCATGGCGGTGGCCGCAGTCATCACCCCGGCATTGGTGCGGCCCCTGATCCCATCGGTGCCGAAGAACTTGCGTGACATATCGGGCTGTGCCCCTTTCATCCCTGCGTCCGATTGTCAGGCGCTTGTGGCGCGGTTATCGCGCGAAGGGAAGGGCGCAGCGCATCACGAGGGGCACGAATTGTTGACTGAACAGGCCGACACGGCACCGACATCGCGTTTCGAGCTGATCACCATCCGTTTGCCGGTGGTCGCGACCTTCGCCGCGCTGATCGTCGGGCTGGGTCTGGGCGTCGCCGCATCCGGCGCGGCGCTGCCCGATTGGCTTCGCGATGCGATCGCGGTGGTCGGGACACTGTGGTTGCGCGCCTTGCAGATGACGATCATCCCGCTGGTCGCGGCGCTGCTGGTTCTGGGCCTGGCGCAGATGGCGCAGGCGGCGCGTGCGGGTGCGGCGGCGCGACGGTTTCTCGCGCTGCTTTTCGGAGTGCTGATAGCAGGGGGGTGTTCACCGCCATCGTGTTGCCGCTGGTGCTGACCGTCTTTCCCATCCCCGACAGCGCGAGCGGTTTCCTGGCCGAAGTGCCCGGGGGCGAGCAGCAGGTGCCGGGCATCCTCGATTTCCTCGCGTCGC
The Erythrobacter sp. JK5 DNA segment above includes these coding regions:
- a CDS encoding prephenate dehydratase — its product is MRSFPGPALEIVDQLRKAAEADPARAIAFQGSPGANSHRAATEARPDALPLPCFSFEDALDAVKDGRAGQAIIPIENSQHGRVADIHFLLPESGLSIVGEYFMPIHHALMGIGPGPFEAAYSHPQALGQSRRFLRDRGIVPLSHADTAGAAAFVAERGDPKIAAIAPAIAAELYGLDIAERHVEDSPDNMTRFVILAGEPLAPASLAGRDAVTTFIFEVKNIPAALYKVLGCFATNGVNMTKLESYQQGTSFAATMFYADITGAPGDPAVDRALEECAFHSKELRLLGTYEQGRERG
- a CDS encoding cytochrome c family protein, which encodes MTQENSSETTPKTETGSGDLFNTAAGWVLFAAGLGLGLSILSGKYFHGDSPERPEQLGYVIEGVIEEGGGEAEMTMAAALAMPDTTVAAGEKIYAKCQACHTINQGGANGVGPNLYGIMGSPIGKHAAGYDYSAAMASFGGQWGWEEMNAWLKNPKGYIEGTKMGFAGLSKIEDRAALALYLNSQGSGLPVPEYVEAVAEGAEEAEAETDEVAAAEADQGELAASEEAAAAQ
- a CDS encoding RlmE family RNA methyltransferase, translated to MSRSGRNSDRRVKTAKGRTASQVRWLERQLNDPYVKQAKADGYRSRAAYKLIELDERFGLIRGAKRVVDLGIAPGGWSQVVRARAPRAGVVGIDLLPTEPIEGVTIFEMDFMDDAAPAALEEALGGPPDLVLSDMAANTVGHKQTDHLRTMALVEAGAWFAVETLEKGGAFVAKVLAGGTDAELLALLKRHFASVKHAKPPASRKGSSEWYVVAQGFKGRD
- a CDS encoding Ppx/GppA phosphatase family protein; the encoded protein is MADAFPPDENRSAGTKRGSRSGKVADFRYKRSSQPQEAPRPRRDRERRKGSRQNCADTPSANLETTRPNGDARGPKPAPLRTPGHHARPGEAYAALDLGTNNCRLLIARPSGRDFTVIDAFSRVVKLGEDLATTGRLSDHAMDRALGALSICADKLRRRKVRLARSVATEACRRAANGPAFIERVRRETGIVLDIISAEEEARLAVLGCHILLEAGEGPAVIFDIGGGSTELVLLEPSGPESRKVPRILDWQSVPWGVVSLTDTVGRRENTEGARLERYREMRRVVSESFAPFAQRIADAAECDDIRLLGTSGTVTTLASLHLELPHYDRKAVDGLIVPSDSMREISARLSGMSPAQRSELPCIGQDRADLVVAGCAILESILDLWPAERLGVADRGIREGILRSLMAAERQSERALRTLQGLRAENPPQ
- a CDS encoding LOG family protein, which gives rise to MTEKQSDHDLTDRKFYRAGEESRFAAEAPERTPQTQHPAYKLAFNDHDFMLRDELRPVRFQLELLKPEMLLDEARVGSTLVMYGSARIPAPEEAQARIDAAKTGDEYEQKVAARLAEKAKYYEEAYKLARLISEKAIIEDGKRQFVVTTGGGPSIMEAGNRGASDAGAESIGLNIVLPHEQAPNGYVTPYLSFQFHYFALRKMHFLLRARAVAVFPGGFGTFDEFFELLTLIQTGKMKPIPILLFGKDFWTRVVDFEAIAEEGTISKQDLDLFHWCETADEAWGHIAEFYELEP
- the thiD gene encoding bifunctional hydroxymethylpyrimidine kinase/phosphomethylpyrimidine kinase, yielding MTTRSPPRILAIAGSDSSGGAGIQADIKTIAMLGGYAMTAITAATAQNSIGVQAIAPLSGEFVGAQIRSCIDDIGVDAIKIGMLHDADIIAHTAEALHGVVAPIVLDPVMIATSGAALIDPAAIDALRQKLFPLATLITPNLPELAHILGRSLADSSQMADAAEELAAMSGAAVLAKGGHTPDARIIDILYEPGDHARAVSFDHARIDTPHTHGTGCTLSAAIATLIGHGQPLQHAVRLARKFVLAAIKAAPGFGAGNGPLGHHAVRSLD
- a CDS encoding DUF1272 domain-containing protein, translated to MLDMRPDCERCGTDLPAEAPGAFICSFECTFCASCAEELDDRCPNCGGELMDRPTRARSLHQKFPPATERKFKG
- the glmM gene encoding phosphoglucosamine mutase — its product is MSRKFFGTDGIRGRTNAGVMTAATAMKVGQAAGRHFVRGGHRHRVVIGKDTRLSGYMMESALVAGFTSVGIDVIMTGPLPTPAIALLTREMRADMGVMISASHNLFPDNGIKLFGPDGFKLSDEAEAEIERLMETDIPLAPAERIGRARRIDDARGRYIHAVKDSVASEVRFDGLKVVVDCANGAAYQVAPSAIWELGADVVTIGVTPNGTNINDGVGSTAIEALQARVVEESADIGIALDGDADRLIVVDEKGRAVDGDQIMALIATRMQEKGALTGGGVVATVMSNLGLERYLAGRDLTLERTKVGDRYVLERMKEGGFNVGGEQSGHMILLDHATTGDGTVAALRVLTSLVRAGRPASEILHLFDPVPQLLKNVRYEGGKPLENDTVKAVIADAEGELQGKGRLVIRPSGTEPVIRVMAEGDDSAQVEAVVDRVCDAVRAAA
- a CDS encoding cation:dicarboxylate symporter family transporter, giving the protein MTEQADTAPTSRFELITIRLPVVATFAALIVGLGLGVAASGAALPDWLRDAIAVVGTLWLRALQMTIIPLVAALLVLGLAQMAQAARAGAAARRFLALLFGVLIAGGCSPPSCCRWC